A single region of the Zootoca vivipara chromosome 2, rZooViv1.1, whole genome shotgun sequence genome encodes:
- the NPTX1 gene encoding neuronal pentraxin-1 gives MVLKVTPAFRGAASVGNFAPAMFAGVRCSLVLASFFFLRGCAQNFGQTRFICTSVPLDTDMCTSSMQSGGSTEDLKTTVLQLRETVLQQKETIMNQKETIRELTTKLGRCESQSSLDTVPSESKTGGGSNRKQTGSSKNTMGDLSRTPAAETLTQLGQTLQSLKTRLETLEQFSRMNSSSQTNSLKEILQNNIDDLEKQVLSRINSLEEGKYNPKNETEERGKIESTLTSLHQRISDLEKGQKDNRPTDKFQLTFPLRTNYMYAKVKKSLPEMYAFTICMWIKSNASPGVGTPFSYAVPGQANELVLIEWGNNPMEILINDKVAKLPFVINDGKWHHICITWTTRDGVWEAYQDGTQRGNGENLAPYHPIKPQGVLVLGQEQDTLGGGFDATQAFVGELAHFNIWDRKLTPGEIYNLATCSTKALSGSVIAWSETNIEIYGGATKWTFEACRQIN, from the exons ATGGTGCTGAAAGTAACTCCAGCGTTCCGGGGCGCCGCGTCTGTTGGGAACTTTGCCCCGGCCATGTTTGCAGGGGTGCGGTGCAGCCTCGTGTTGGCCTCGTTCTTCTTTTTGAGAGGATGCGCCCAGAATTTCGGGCAGACCCGGTTTATCTGCACCTCGGTGCCGTTGGATACGGACATGTGCACTTCTTCTatgcagagcggcggcagcacgGAAGACCTGAAGACCACCGTGCTACAGCTCCGGGAAACGGTGCTTCAGCAAAAGGAGACCATCATGAACCAAAAGGAAACCATCAGGGAACTAACCACGAAGCTGGGCAGGTGTGAGAGCCAGAGCTCGCTGGACACGGTCCCCAGTGAATCCAAAACGGGCGGGGGCTCCAACAGGAAGCAGACCGGCTCTTCGAAAAACACCATGGGGGATCTGTCCCGGACTCCGGCTGCCGAGACCTTGACCCAACTTGGGCAAACTTTGCAGTCGCTTAAAACAAGACTAGAAACCTTGGAG caATTCAGTAGGATGAATTCTTCCAGCCAGACCAATTCCCTGAAGGAGATACTCCAGAATAACATCGATGACTTAGAGAAGCAAGTCCTGTCCCGAATTAACAGCCTGGAAGAAGGCAAGTACAACCCTAAGAACGAGactgaagaaagaggaaaaatagAAAGCACTTTAACTTCCCTTCACCAAAGGATCAGTGACCTAGAGAAAG GCCAGAAAGACAATCGGCCAACAGATAAGTTTCAGCTGACTTTCCCCTTGAGAACCAACTATATGTATGCCAAGGTGAAGAAAAGCCTGCCAGAGATGTACGCCTTTACTATTTGCATGTGGATAAAATCGAATGCCTCCCCAGGTGTGGGCACACCCTTCTCTTATGCAGTACCTGGACAAGCCAATGAGCTAGTGCTTATTGAGTGGGGCAATAATCCCATGGAGATCCTTATCAATGATAAG GTAGCAAAGCTTCCTTTTGTCATTAACGATGGGAAATGGCACCATATCTGCATCACATGGACGACTCGGGATGGTGTCTGGGAGGCTTATCAAGATGGCACACAACGAGGCAATGGGGAAAACCTGGCCCCTTATCATCCTATCAAGCCACAAGGGGTCCTTGTTTTGGGACAGGAACAG GACACACTTGGAGGTGGATTTGATGCCACCCAGGCATTTGTGGGAGAACTAGCCCACTTCAACATCTGGGATCGAAAGCTCACCCCAGGGGAGATCTACAACCTGGCCACGTGCAGCACCAAAGCTCTGTCTGGTAGTGTCATAGCCTGGTCCGAGACCAACATTGAAATTTATGGTGGAGCCACCAAATGGACATTTGAAGCCTGCCGTCAGATCAACTAA